From one bacterium genomic stretch:
- a CDS encoding pyridoxamine 5'-phosphate oxidase family protein, with the protein MSLDQKIYSDEKNINQILQRALVCRIVMADGDNPYIVPLCFGYENGCLYFHSSKSGKKNRILKQNPNVCFEVDIDAQVVKSEEACGWNMKYKSIIGSGRVIFIDNHKEKVKALDIITKHYSGKHLDIPEYKAATTCVFKIEIEDMTCKVN; encoded by the coding sequence ATGTCATTAGATCAAAAAATATATAGTGATGAAAAAAATATTAATCAAATACTGCAAAGAGCACTTGTATGCCGTATTGTAATGGCTGACGGTGATAATCCCTACATAGTACCGCTATGTTTCGGATATGAAAATGGATGTCTGTATTTTCACAGCTCCAAATCCGGTAAAAAGAATAGAATTCTAAAACAAAACCCGAATGTGTGTTTCGAAGTTGATATTGATGCTCAGGTTGTCAAATCGGAAGAAGCATGTGGCTGGAATATGAAATACAAGAGTATAATTGGTTCAGGAAGAGTTATTTTTATAGACAATCATAAAGAAAAAGTCAAAGCTTTGGATATTATCACAAAGCACTATTCAGGCAAACATCTTGATATCCCTGAGTATAAAGCAGCAACAACCTGTGTTTTTAAAATTGAAATTGAGGATATGACCTGTAAAGTAAATTAA
- a CDS encoding N-acetyltransferase translates to MNENVSIEKTAVIGADVHFGAFVVIGENVAIGKECVIGNNVVIHEGTKIGDFVRIDDNTVIGKNPMRAKRSIFKNDKKYKPAVIGNDCMIGAQVVIYTGSVMANNILVADGAAIREDVSIGEYTIVGRGVTVENKTSIGKKCKLETGCYITAYSKVGDYCFIAPNVCTSNDNFLGRTEERFQHFKGVTVKTGGRIGANATILPGIVIGEDAVVGAGSVVTRDVKDFTIVVGAPAKYFKDTPEEQRLDRQGWE, encoded by the coding sequence ATGAATGAAAACGTATCAATAGAAAAAACCGCTGTAATAGGGGCGGATGTTCATTTTGGCGCATTTGTTGTTATTGGAGAAAATGTGGCAATCGGGAAAGAGTGTGTAATCGGAAATAATGTCGTTATACATGAGGGAACCAAAATAGGCGATTTTGTAAGGATAGATGATAACACTGTTATCGGCAAAAATCCAATGAGGGCAAAACGTTCTATATTTAAAAATGATAAAAAGTATAAACCTGCGGTTATTGGAAATGATTGCATGATCGGTGCGCAGGTTGTCATATATACCGGATCTGTAATGGCAAATAATATACTTGTTGCTGACGGTGCAGCTATCAGAGAAGATGTTTCAATAGGAGAGTATACAATTGTCGGCAGGGGGGTAACCGTTGAAAATAAAACAAGCATCGGTAAAAAGTGTAAGCTTGAGACCGGGTGTTATATTACTGCATACTCAAAAGTTGGAGATTATTGTTTTATTGCTCCTAATGTATGTACCTCAAACGATAATTTTCTTGGCAGAACAGAAGAGAGATTTCAACATTTTAAAGGAGTTACAGTAAAGACCGGAGGCAGAATCGGTGCAAATGCTACAATTCTGCCCGGAATTGTTATAGGGGAAGATGCAGTTGTAGGCGCCGGTTCGGTTGTTACCAGAGATGTAAAAGATTTTACAATTGTTGTAGGTGCTCCTGCAAAATATTTTAAAGATACTCCTGAAGAGCAGAGGTTAGACCGGCAGGGGTGGGAGTGA